Within Runella rosea, the genomic segment GCCTGCGCCCGAACCTCTTTCCAGCATTGGGCGTGGTCGCAGTTGTTCCAAACGTAATAGGTTTTATCCTGTCCGTCTTTGATTCCTTTGATTTGGCAACCGATGGAAGTCTGCCCTGTGTAGTTTTCACCCAATGATTCAGGCGGCGGCAATACGGCTTTCAAAAACTCCAGCGGCACGATGTCCATGCCCTGAAATTTGATGGGCGCAATGCTCGTCATACCCACATTTTGCAGCACTTCCAAATGCGTCAGGTAAGCTTGACCAAAAGTCATCCAGAAACGAGCGCGTTTGAGCGTCGGGAAGTTTTTTACCAACGATTCCAGCTCTTCGTGGTACAGCACGTAGCTTTCCTTGGGCCCAATGCCCGGATAGTCAATGGCTTTGTGAATACTCATGGCAGGAATTTCTACCCAAGCGCCATTTTCCCAATACCGCCCGGGTTGGGTGATTTCACGAATGTTGATTTCGGGGTTAAAATTGGTGGCAAAAGCTTTGCCGTGATTGCCCGCATTACAATCGATGATGTCGAGATAATGCATCTCATCAAACTGATGCTTGTTGGCAAAAGCGGTAAATACCTGCGTAACACCTGGGTCAAAGCCACAACCCAACAAGGCCATCAAACCTGCTTCTTTGAAACGCTCCTGATAAGCCCACTGCCAGCTGTATTCAAATTTAGCGACGTCTTTGGGCTCATAATTGGCGGTATCCATGTAATGAACACCCGTTTCGAGGCAGGCATCCATGATGGTTAAATCTTGGTAAGGCAAGGCCACGTTGATCACCAATTTGGGCTGAAACGACTTGATGAGCACCACCAATTCCGCCACAATGTCGGCATCCACTGCCGCCGTTTTGATAGTTACCCCGTGCATTGCCTGAATATCTTGGGCAATTTTATCACATTTAGACTTTGTGCGGCTCGCCAACAGGATGTCGGTAAACACCTGAGAGTTCATGGCACACTTATGCGCCACTACACCTCCCACACCCCCTGCTCCAATAATTAAGACTTTTGACATTGATGATGGTTATGATTTATGATTGAGCGATTGAGTGAATCCATGCCCACCCAAAAATTAGTGGGCAAAGATACGATTCATGACCCTTTTTTGTGTTATTTAACCGTTAGATTTTCAAAAGTCAGTCGATTCTCTTTTTATTTCAATCGGATACATGAGTGCTATGGACATTTTACTGCTCATTTTAGGCTG encodes:
- a CDS encoding saccharopine dehydrogenase family protein, which encodes MSKVLIIGAGGVGGVVAHKCAMNSQVFTDILLASRTKSKCDKIAQDIQAMHGVTIKTAAVDADIVAELVVLIKSFQPKLVINVALPYQDLTIMDACLETGVHYMDTANYEPKDVAKFEYSWQWAYQERFKEAGLMALLGCGFDPGVTQVFTAFANKHQFDEMHYLDIIDCNAGNHGKAFATNFNPEINIREITQPGRYWENGAWVEIPAMSIHKAIDYPGIGPKESYVLYHEELESLVKNFPTLKRARFWMTFGQAYLTHLEVLQNVGMTSIAPIKFQGMDIVPLEFLKAVLPPPESLGENYTGQTSIGCQIKGIKDGQDKTYYVWNNCDHAQCWKEVRAQAVSYTTGVPAMIGAMLMLTNAEWMKAGVWNCEELNPDPFMDLLNQHGLPWNEQINQPLPHEY